The Chondrinema litorale DNA segment TGGTGTTGTGATACGGTTTTTACTCACTCCCAACCTATGTATTAGTCTACTCAACATATTTACTTTTAATTTTTTTTTCAATATAATATTGGTTATTTCGGAGTGATCGTCCCATTCATTTCGGTTTAAATTGTGCCACTTCAAAATAGGCACAATTTAGTGAAAAATTAATTCTATTAAGAGAATGTTTAGATTTTCAACCTACTATTTTTTGCTAAAATGATATTGATAAAAGCAATTTGCAACATTTATGTGGATAGCTAGCAGCAATCTATATTTATGACATTTACGGTCATTGATACATTTATTCTTATCAATCCTTTGTCTTGATTGACAAAAGCAACAAACTTAATATTTTGACTATCTAAAGCTACTTATGAAGGGCTTGCTTCATCTTCTTTTAAAGTTTGAAAAACCTTACTAAGTGTTCAAAAGCTTTAGTTAGATTTCCATTTTTTTACCATTGGTAATATAGGATAATAGATAAATGAGATTGATTTTTAATGTCGATGTTACGCCATTGACTACCTGTACAGGTCACTAATGTAATTGCATCGAAAACCATACGTAAATCTGTTTTACGTTTACAACCATTATTTACAATATTCCCACTGGGTGTCGGTAAGGGTCTTTTGCGACCGTTGCATAATTTTAAAGTTTTGTTCAACCATGCAACGGTCGCTGCAAATTAACCTATCTCTTCTTTTTATCCTATTTTAAATAATTTCTAAATATCAATACATACAAAATCCTAAACATACTCTTAAATATTAGATTTTGAACACTGAACATTATTAGAGATTATTGACTGCGTGTTACCATTTTTTTATTAAGTGAATGAGATACTAATTTTTAGTTATCTTATGTAAATCTATTAACTAAACCACTTTATACTGAAAGTACAGAGTTTTAAAACCATTTCTGAGACCAAATAAAGTCTAATTATTATAGTTAACATATGTACCAGCTTGGAAATCGTATATTAATTGTTTTACATCATTGAGAATTGGTAAATATAGATCACTTTGTTCCTGAAAAAAATCTATCGCTTTTTTAAGATGTTCAATTGCTTCATCATTTGTGTAAACTCCTTCTATAATTACTTCCGTTTTTGTACTTTTAGTTAATGACTCAAATGATTTATTTCTGGCGTCTTCAAGCGAATCAGATTTTGTGCGTTTTGCAATTTCTTCTTCATGATAACGAATGCTAGTTGATATATCTTTTGTCAATTTTAAATATTCGCCAACTGAAAGAGTACCTTCTTTTACTTGAAGAGCTAGTCCTACCCTCGCATCAGCAAGGTATTTAACTATAGCATTAAGTGATAATAAAAGCCCTATTTCGACATCCTCTACTATCAAAGTTGGACTGAGACCCATTTTATACAGAATGGTTTGAGCAGTAATTGCTTCTTTACCAAATGTTTCTTTATCTTGAATAGTTCTTGTCTTTATCGAAGTAAATACTCTAAAACCTGGAGCTATGTTATTCGCGTTGAAACTAAAAGCAGTACCAGTTGTACTGGTCGTTTTTAATGCTTGAGCAATGCCATTAAATAAATCTGTGAAAATTTTAATATTCTCTGGTTTGGCGAAAACCTCTAGTGCCTTATTGGCACCTAGTGCTATTGCTGCCGTATTTAATAATCCCTTAATAATAGGAATTAGTGCATCAATATTAAATTCATGTGTATAACTGACCTTAACCTCTGTGCTGAGACTATTAAAGCTAAAGTCATTAACACCATTAATATCTGCATAATCTTTAATGAGGTTATCAAATTCAGTAATTTCTTCTTGTGTAACTTTTTGCATATCGGCGTCAAGCCTTCTAATAACTTCGAGAGCTTCTTGTGATCTTTTTACAGCTCTCTCAAGGGATGCACTTCTACAAGCCATAGTGATATAATTTAATAATGAATGAATTTTCGTTTAAAAATTAAAAAAAACAACTTCAGATGAAACTCAGTTTTAGGTGTTTTTAGTAATAAAGTATTTATTTTTTTACGTTTAGGTATTAATTAAAAATGATTAATAAACTAATTCCCAAAAAAGTCAATATCTAAAATAAATAAACTTGTTATAGTATGAAAATCAATAAGTTAGCATAAAACCCCATAGTCCTGTACATAATCCAATTGCACTTAATATTTTTGATAATCAGCTTTTTGGGAATTAGAAAATGATCTATTGCTAATAGTATAATATTGTTAAATAGTACTTTTATAATGGATATTATGACATAAACAAAATTTTATAGTAAAGCTTAGTATTTCAATGGACACATAAAACCTTACTACTAATGAGTAAACTAATACAGTTATTCTACTTGTAACTGAATACAATAGACTTTTTCCTGTATGAAAATCAAAAAGTTATATCAGAAGAACTTTATTTTTATGCTTATAATATTTTCCAGTAATTATAAAAATATATTATATGATTTTCGTATTTCCTTCAACTGAAGTATGCCAATCAGTATCTAAGCTAAATGTTTCAATTTCTAAAAATCTCTTAATTATATTTTGAACACGTCCATTATTTAAAAAAAATGAATGCCAATTTGCAGTTATAATTCTTCCATCCAATCTTTTTTCAATCCATCTGCTTTTGACAGTTACTGTTTTAATATAATCTTTAAAAACTTCAGCACTTTTTAAGTGTACAGTACCATCTCCATTATCATCTTCATCTTCTTTTGAGAAAATAAATTGATTTTTTACAATTTTTGATTTAGAATTTACTTTTAACTGTTTTTGAGTTTCATCACCTATTCCAGCTATAACAAGCATATTTTTTCTTAATTCTACACTCAACTTTGAAAAATCAAAAATCAAATTATTATCACAACGTACTTTTTTTAATTCATTGAGCCTGGTTTCAAATTGTTCCTTTGTATCATCATCAAGATTATTTTTTTGTTGCCAATGCTCGAAGTTGTACAAATCAAATTCTGTAGTACTATCATTAAAAGATATTGCATCATTATAAACTGGGCATAGTTCAAATATAGAAGGAAATGTTCTAGCTATTTTCCGAAAATCATCGCTAGAATTGAATAATTTAGATTTTCCAATAATTATATTAAACATTGCTTCAACTGAACCTTGAAAAGGAGGAACTGTAAATATTACTTTTTCAATAATATTTTGCATTTCAGTTTTGGGAGATAGTTGCTTAAAAAAGCCTGAAAAAACAAGGCATCCCATGCTATGAGTTATGAAATTTATTTTACTAATATTGTGTTTTTTTTGAATTATTCTCACAAACTCATAAAGCTTTTTACCAGAGATAATGTTTGATTTTCTCCAATCATAACCAAATATATATATTGGATAACCTTTGTGTTTAAGAAAATTTATAATTTCAGAATAAGCAATGTCTTCAACATCTTGTCGCTCGATAATAACTTCTTTTGTTTTATCTGTTTCACCATCGAGTTCTAAAGTTAGATCATATAAATTATCGAAATACTTATGTATACCAGACCATATAGTATCAAAATCATTCTTATTTATGTTTGATAGTTTTGTTCCTTGTATTCCGGGTATTATAATTATTGGTTTTTTCATATTACTATTGGAAATAGAATTGAAATAATTTTTTTTAGAAAAAAATCAGCAAGTTATATCAGAACGATTCTATTGTACTTACTTTAATTTATCTACTAGCAAGATTTTTTAAAAAATCTATACTTGGAGCAAAAAAATACTCTCCTCCTTTCATAGAAATAAATCCTCCAAAATCAAAATCAAATTCCTTTTTATTATTATAAGACTCAGGCCATTTTTGGCTTCCTTTATTTCCTTGACCAATTAAAGGATCAATGCCTGTTTTATCTCTAAATGGTGGGAATCTTACTTTATTTGCCCAAGTCTTTTGCATAAAATTAAACTGTTTTCTTAAACTACTTTGGAAGCACATAAAAAGCAATCCTTTTTTATTAGTATCTTTTTGTTTGCCATATGGTATGCCTCTTCTTATAATAAATCTCTTTGGGACAAGAATACCCTGTCCTCTAGGGTTAGTTTTACGGATGTGTGAATGAAATGGACATTTTAACCCTTTTTGATCTTCTTCTTTATAATCAAAGTTATTTTGCGAGTTGTTTAGACCTGTAGGAGAATCACTCAAAACTAATGGTGTACCATCCTTAAACCTTCCAACAGCTAATGCACCTGCAAATTCTTCCTTTGTTACATTCTTTTGGAGTTGTGTGTTATTTAGTTTTAATTTTTCACCTAAAATAGATATCTTTTTTTCAAAACCAACCACATCTTGTTCAAGTTTTCTAAATACACAAAAACTTCCATAACTATGATTGCCATCTTTTACAAAAGGATCTTTAACAAGAATAATATCTAATGGAGCAACAGGATCCCATTTATCTATTCCACCTTTTTTTATTGTTTCTTCAATATCATCTTTAAAAAAAATAGGGTCACTTATTCCATCTTTAAATCCAAAATGTTCGATTCCTCCCGGAAGTTTGACTCCATCTTCTTCTTGTACAATATCTCCCAAGCCAATTAATGATGTTTTAACTTCATCTATTTTATTAAGAAGTCTTTTTTCATCATCATCAGCAATAATTATCGCTGCATCAATTTGTTCTTTGTATCCATTTTCCCAATCCTCAATTGAGGGATCACCTAACTTTCTTCGAACTTTTGCAGATTTCATGCCTTCTCTAAAAGAATCATTTCCATTATTACATAATGGTTTTATATCTTCAAATCCTAGTTCTTCATATCCAGTTGCAGATAATAAAAAGTTCATAAAAACTCCTCCATCATGATCTTTTATAATTTTTCTCGTTTCTTTTGTTGCTCTTTGTTTAAAAGCTGAGGTGATCTCCAACTTTGATATCCATAATTTTATATCTGCTTCTTCGCCTATAAAATCTATAAATAATATTTTTACATGATTTCTACCATGAGATTTTAAAATATTTCCCTGAAGGTTGGTAAGTATTTTCTGAATAAAAGGTGATTTTGCATCTATGCCATTTGGGGTATTTAAAATAGTTTCCATAAAAGTTGTAATTAATTATGATATTTGAAGTTTATCATATGATACTTTTCATCATATAGTATAAGTAGTGAAAATTCTATTTTTCTGATGTTAGTCAGGATATAATTTTAATAATAAATTAAGCCCAACCACAATTAATAGCATATCTTACTATTTGAGATCCATTTTTCAAATTGAGTTTGGACAAAATATTTTTTCTATGAGTCAAAACAGTATGCTTTGATATAAATAGTTTTTCTCCTATTTCAGGAGATGTATCTCCTTCAGAAATTAATTTAATAATTTCTATTTCACGAGGAGTTAACATACATCCTTTAACAGGGTTTTTATTTTTAATAATATTGCACTTATTGTTATTATAAATAGATTTTATAGTCTTTATAAGATCATCTATTCCTTTTTCTTGTAAAAGTAGAGTATCAATATTTTCCTTAAATTCTAAAGGAATATTTCTTTTATCATTTTGAACATTTATTAGTAATACTTTTGTCTTTAATTTATAATTATGAATGTATTCTATAATATTAAAATTACTAATCATTTGTAAATAAGCATCTAATATTATTATATCTGCTTCTACTCCATTTAAAAGTTTTACGGCATTTTTTACATTTCTTGCTTCGCCTATTATAGAAATATCAGAATCTTTCAGTATACCTTTTTTTATTGCATCCATCGTAATCTGACTAATATCAGCAATTAATACTTTTATCTTCTTTTTGGTAGCAGAGTTTAACATCTGTTTTATTAATTATAATGCGGGGTGAAAATATTTTGTTATTTAGTAGCATAATAAATGCTATAGGTGTTAATGATAATTTACTTATCATTTAATAAGCAAACTAAAGGAATTTATTTGGCTTTTATTATATAATATATGTAAGCATTTTTAGGTCTTGTTTCATTTCCCCCTGATGGATCAATAGTAGCTTTATTATCTCCTGAAGCAACTAGGTGTGGACCAGGTTGTTTGTTTTCCTGATGATGTCTTGTAGCATTTGAATTATGAGTGTGGCGTTTAAATTCATCCTTTTGAAATGATCCTATTCCTTCACTTTGTTTGCCATCATATTTTTCTCTTAGGTTTACATCTGGATCAGCATATTCATCATCCCTGCCTTGATTAACTCCTCTCAAAAATATTCCTCGAAGATCAGGTAAAGTATATTCATCATTATTATCTCCTGTAATAGGTCCCCAGTAATCTGATATAACATCACAAAGATCAGGGAACTTTCGTCTAGGTATTTTTGAACCATCACAAATTAACCAATCAGTTGTTGCTGTTTGTAAAAGTGCAAGACTACCTGCCCAAGCAATAATAGATCCTATAGGAGTTTCCATATTTTAATAAGTTTATTATTATAAAATTGATACAATAGTATTTTCTATCATCTAAATGATTTAAACTAAAAGTTATATTGAATTCCAATATAGCTACCAGCAGGTTTACTTTTGAAAGTAAATTTTAAATCATTTTTTTTGAATTATTCATAATTAATATCTCAATTTTATTACTTTATGCAGAGATAAATTAAAAGTCTCCATGAAAAATAAAATATTTTAATTTTTTTATAAAAATGCTATATACTATTAATAAAATGACTGAAAATGATCTTTTATCAAAAATAAAATCTGGAGACGAATCAATATTAGAGTATATTTATTTAGAATACAGAAGTGAGTTTTTGATATGGCTATCAAAGAAGTTTAATTGCTCTGAAGAAGATTCACGAGATATTTACCAGGTTTCAATTATAATTTTTTATGAAAATATCATTCAAGGAAAATTAATACAGCTTAATTCTTCTCTTAAGACCTACTTATTTAGTATAGGAAAGAATAAGATGTTGGAGAAATTGAGAAAAGAAAATATCATAATTAATGATCTAATTAGTTATCAAAATATTGCTCAATTAGATTCAGAGTTACTTAAAGATTTTGAGGAAGATTTAGTTTTAGTCTTAGATTGTTTGCGACATTTAGGACAAAAATGTATAGAACTAATAACATCTTTTTATTATAAAAAGAAATCTTTTGAAGACATTGCAAAACAAATGGGTTATGATAGTGCAAAAGTAGCTAGGAATCAAAAATATAAATGTATGAATAAACTTCGTGAACAAGTATTATCTAAAAAAAAATAATTTGAAGAATTACTTTTATGGAAAATATAGAAAGAAATATCTATCTAATAGAACGAAAATACGATAATTCACTTACTCCAAATGAGCAAAGTGAATTTGAAAATAAACTTAAAAGCGATAAAAATTTCCAATCGTTATTTAAAAATGAAAACCTAATGGTAGGTGGAATTATTTACAAAAAGAGATTAGAATTGCTAGATAAAATAAAACATATTGAAGCTAATTATCAAAAAGAATCACAAAATAACAATATTTTTAATTTAAAACCTGGTAATAAAAAATTTTGGAGTGTTGCTGCTGTGATTACTATAATTATAAGTGTAACTTCTTTGTTATTAGATTTTTCAAAATCTAATAATTCTGATCTATTTGATACTTATTATTATACTTATGAAAATATTTATAGAGTAAGGAGTAATAATGAGTATTCCAAAATTGATCAGGCTTTTGAGGCTTATGATAAAGGTAATTTCTTAGATGCATCCAATTTATTTGAAGAAATATTAGGTACAGATGTAGACTATGCCATTATTTTTTACATTGCAAATACACAGCTAGAAATGGGAGTATATGAAAAGGCAATAACTAATTACAGTAAAGTTATTGCCAATGATGCAAGATGGGGAATTCCTGCAGAATGGTATCTTGCACTAACCTATTTAAAAATTAATAATATAGAAGAAGCAATCAGTACTTTTGAAAGTATAAAAAAAAGCAATAATTCTTATAGCTCAAAAGCAAGTGAAATAATTACTAAATTAGAATAATAAATACTTAGCTAAGAAATTTTTTTTACGAATATTTCTCTAAACTCAAACTGCTTAAATAAAATATAAGCGAGTATAAAATCGGATTCCTGTATAGCGACTTCTATCATATTTTGAGCTATATCTGAGATTCTTGGTCCATTATCAGGAGATCTTTCAATCGCTTTCAAATAAATTTTAGCAATAAATTGTGAAACATTATATAATACTAAAGCATCGTTTTCAAAGCGAGCATTTCGTTTGTAAGTAAAATAATCAGCCAAAGTGTAATAAACAGCGCCTGTAAACACCTGAGACATCATATGCCCACGTCCTGACTGAATTATTTCATCATTCATTTTAAGGGTATTATATGCATTTCTATAACTTTCATAATCAAAGTATTCCATTAATTTCGATAGCTGCGTATCACGCTTTAGATTTCCTTTAGATATAACCAAAATCTGCTCGACCATATCAAATAATGATAAGGTAAAAAAAATTACTGAGAGGTCTGCAAAAGATTCAATAATTGAATGTTGCTCAATAAAACTTTGAGGTTTAACGAAATCTCTTTTTATTTCCCAAAAAGGTTTTAATGAGTCTAGTATGGCATGACCTGTTTCATGCACAACAACATCTAACGATTTACATGAATAAATTCTTTTTTCATGATCTTTCCAACCAAAATTGAGACTCCTATTTATTTTGTTGAAATTTGCATGTTTCATTGCTTCTTTATTATTGTGTGGATATACCTTTAAAGGTATATTACTTCCCTTTTGATTCCAGGACCATACTATTTTTCTTTTTAACAAACGTTGATACATAGTTAAAGTTAATCTAGCAACTGCATACGTATGAATCATATCGATATGCTCATCTTCATACTTATTCAATATTTGAATCTTATCTTCATTGATTTGAACAGCTGGAATATTTTCAATTAATACATCAAACTGTGAATCCTTCGGACCATGTTCTACATTTGTATGAATGTAAACTTCTTCTAGTACTAAACCTTTCGATTTCGGATACTCTTTCCAAATTTGCATTCTTATACCAATAGTTTTGGGAATATCTTCAGCTTTTGCTTTATAATCAGACCCTAAAAAACCAGATCTTCCTATTAGTCCTTCTATTTTATCCATACTTTTATTATATAAAATTTTACTTATATGATTTAGTGAAAAAATTAACAAAAGTCTTCATTTTTTTTAACTTTATGGTGACCTCTTTATGTAAAATGCATTAACTATTAAAATTTTTAACTAAAACATTTACTATTATGCAAGGAGAAGTTTATGATACTAGAGATGGTGGAAGTGGTGAAGATGATTTTGGCTACATAATCACATCAGAAATTTTAACTGATTGTAAAGAAAATAAGAAAAGTAAAATACTTGCTTTCGCACATAATGCAAAAACAGCAAACTTGAAATGTGGCGATGAAGTAACATTTAAATTGATAGAAATAGAAATTAATATTAATGGTGAAAAAAAAACTTTAAGTTTAGCCGAAATTTTAACAAATGATGATATATAATTCACTTAACTGAAGATTAAGTTGCCTCTAGGATTTAAAGTACTATAGGCAACTTAATCTAAAATAAACTATTAAATCATGCCTTCAAAAGTGTTTTATTTTTGATTTTTTTTATAAATAATGTAACTGATATAACAATAATATTTAAGACTATTAATAAAGTAATTAAATACTTATTCCAAAGATTACTTTCAATGGTGTGATTTTGACCGACAACAGTAAAACCAGCCCAATGATATGGGTTAGCCCCTATTTCATCAACATCTGTTAGAAAGTCAATCTTTGAGCTTTGAAGAGCTTTATCTATAGGTTTACCATCATATATTTTTTTATAAAAATTTATAATAATCTTTGCTGAATAAAAATCATTGATATTCCATAGTGAATTTAAAACGGTGGGGCAACCTGCTTGTATAAATCCTCTCCCAACACTAAAAACTCCTTCACGTTTAAACTGTTTACCTATTCCACTTTCACATGCACTTAATACTACTAAATTAGCATTTAAACCAAGTCCTAAAAGTTCATGTGTAAATAACACCCCACTTAACGAATCATTTTCTTTTTCAGGATTAAAGAATAATCTGGAATCATATTTACTATTTTTTCCTCCATATCCATGTAATGCTAGATGAATGATATTATAATTATTTGCCTTCTCTAAAAAGTTTTGCTTGGTAGCTTCATCTCCCATAAAAAAATCACCTTCAAAATAATTAGCAATTTGTTGTAATTCAATACCTGTGCCTGGTAGTTCATTAAGATCACTATCCCTTATGTTGGAAAGAGAACTATATGAGCTCCCAATATTCTTAGTATCTGAATAACTGAAAGCTAACATATTGTTCCTATCATTATTAGTACCTTTTTTTAGGTGACTATTTAATAAAGATGAACTATATAGATACCTTGTTGAGTATTCGTATAGTAAGTATGGAGCATTCTTATAATTTATATTTTCATTATCTAATAAAGTAACCAAACTCTCAAAAGGAAGTAATTCCAATATTCCATCAGGTACAATGATTAGATTGTTTATTTTATCATGGTTCAATAAAACAGGATGAACTAACTCTTTATATATATTAAATGATGATTTAAAAAATATTTTTTCTTCTTCAAGTTGAGATGATTCTTCGTTTGACTTAGTTAGGACTTTATAATAGTCAGCCAAGTGTTGATTAGTTTTTTTAGAATTAATAATCCTCATGATTTTATAATTGCTACTACTAATGCCAAGCATATATATATGCTTTTCCCCAAAAAAATACTCAATGAGTTGAGAACTTGAATTTTGCAACTTATTTTGTACTAATTGAACATTATCCCAAGCTGGAGATAATAAAATATGATATTGAGGATGTAACTTATTTAACGAATCACTCAATTGTTCAAGTTGTATACTTATTCGAAATAACTCTTGGTTTAGTTCCTTATCAGAAGAATTTCTTTGTAATATTTCATTTTTAATTTTTTCTTGTACATTAATTAAGTGCTTTCTTCTCTTTAAAAGAGGCTGAGTATTTTCTAATTGATTATTTTCTGTGGAATAAATTGATTCTACTAATAAACCTGCTTTATTTGTTTCCATAAAGCTGAATAAAAGGTTTAAATAATTTTCATCTTTGGTTTGTTCAAATAGTTGATAATAACAATCAATTGCCTCTTCAAAGATATTTCCATATTCTTCAAATAAAAAAAGTTTTGACCCGTCATGAATATACGAAAATCGATTTGATAGAATAATTTCTCTAGCTATGGTATAACATTCAGAAGCTAATAAAAGGTGGTGTAATGAGTCAGAAAAATTTGCTTTAAGTTTTAATATATTAGCCTTTTCTTTTAAAATATCTACGATCAGGAGGTCATTAGGAACAATCTCTTTATTTGGGTTAATTTGAATTAATGTATCATTAAAGTCTTCTATAGAAGCAACAAGTGCATTTTGAAAATATTCAAGAGCTTTATCATTTTCCTTAAAATGTTGGTGAATTTTTCCAATCCAATAATGAATTTTTGCCACCTCAGGATGCTTATTCCCATATCTATCACATCTTATTTTTAAAGATTTATTAAGGTAATATTTAGCAGAACTATAATTTATTGAACCATACCCTATTGATAATCCAATATTAAGATAAAGATTTGAATGCCAAATGCTATTAGAGTCTTCAAAATTATCTACTAAATCCAAAGCTTTGTTATAATACTTTAATGCATTTGAATAATCTTCTTGTTTTTGAAAAGCTGTACCTAAGTTATTATAAACTATGATTAATCTATCACTTTTATCTCCAAAAAGCTTGACTTTAAGCTCAATTGCTAATAAGTAAACTTTTATAGCATTTTTAAAATCGTTTTTCTGAAGATAAATATTACCTAAATTAATTAGAATATTACTTATATCGTTATCATTTGAGTTTGCAGATTTGTGTATTTCTAATGCTCTACTAGTATATAATATTGCATTATCATAATCCCTCTTTTGGCGATTGACTGAACCTAATTTGTTATATATCCTTGCAGTCTGAATCGTTTCTTTATTAGATATTTCTAATTCAATGGATAAAGCCTTTTTGTAATAAACTTCAGCTTCTTTATAGTTAAATACTACGTGGTTGTAAACATTACCTAAATTATAATAACTCAAGGCTACATCTTTATGAGGTTCAGTATGTAGTTCTAAGCGAATATTTAAAGCTTTGGTATAGTAGTTTATAGCTTCTTTTGAATTATTTAAAAAATCATAATATTGCCCTAAATAAAAATATCCTAATGCAGTAATTTTATTTTGCTCACCTAAAAGAAGTTTACAAGAATCGATGGTGCTATTTAAAACAGTATATGCTTTATCATAATTTCTGATTCTTCTATAGCAGTAACCTAATTGATTTTTAGCTAGAAAGTAGTTTTCCCAATCTTTTTTAAGATACGACTGTTGAATTATGCTATGATAAAAATCAATTGCTTTATCAAACTGATAATCATTAATAAGAATTTCGCCTTTTGATAAATTAATTTGATCTATAGAGTCATTGTCAACAGCATGTTTTGCACTAGATGTAGTATTATAAATAATGAATATTATAAACAAGTAAAAAAATTTCATGGATGATAAAGTTCATAGAATTTAAATAGTCTCCTTTTATTAAAAATAAATTTTTTTCACGAGATGTCTATTTTTTTTAGAAAATTACTTTTCCTCAATTATCTATAAAACTCTAAAAGGAGTCAAAATTGACAGGTTAAATGATGAGAGCCACAAGGACAAAAAGCAGCAAACTGCGTAAGCAGCTAATTGTCCTCGTATCTCTCAAGAGATAGCAAGCGGGAACGCCACTTTCCAAGTTACACATGGAAAAGATGGCGTTCCCGCTTGCCCTACGGGGTGTTTTGCCCATTTAGGGCAAACGAATTATAATATATTATTATAATTCAATAAAAATACTCTTTTAGTGGCAGTAAAAAGATAATGTTATTATATTAGTATAATAATACACCCAAATACTAGTACATGAAAAAGTATAAAACAGTCCTAATGGACGAGACAGATCATATCAAGCTAGAAAAATTATGTTCTATGCATGGTAGGAACATGAAAGAATTCACTTCCCAGATGATAGACTTTTTTGATAGGACGGGGATGGATCCAACTGACGAAAGAAATACCAATCTGAAGGAGGCCATCAAGGAATTACGGAAGGAGAATAACCGTATTATCTCTTTTATCAAACAACAAGAAAAGACCAAGCTTGAACCCATACTTGATCAGATGGCAGTGGGTTATCGCACCTTTGAAAAAAATGTAGGAACACTTAATAAAATGGGAGTAATGGAGGAGCAACTTTCCAAGGTACTTCGCAACCAAGGCAAGTTATGGGAGTGTCTCGAAAACACCAGAAAGAAAGCTGTTCAAAAGGCCATACAACTCTTC contains these protein-coding regions:
- a CDS encoding response regulator transcription factor, which encodes MLNSATKKKIKVLIADISQITMDAIKKGILKDSDISIIGEARNVKNAVKLLNGVEADIIILDAYLQMISNFNIIEYIHNYKLKTKVLLINVQNDKRNIPLEFKENIDTLLLQEKGIDDLIKTIKSIYNNNKCNIIKNKNPVKGCMLTPREIEIIKLISEGDTSPEIGEKLFISKHTVLTHRKNILSKLNLKNGSQIVRYAINCGWA
- a CDS encoding tetratricopeptide repeat protein yields the protein MENIERNIYLIERKYDNSLTPNEQSEFENKLKSDKNFQSLFKNENLMVGGIIYKKRLELLDKIKHIEANYQKESQNNNIFNLKPGNKKFWSVAAVITIIISVTSLLLDFSKSNNSDLFDTYYYTYENIYRVRSNNEYSKIDQAFEAYDKGNFLDASNLFEEILGTDVDYAIIFYIANTQLEMGVYEKAITNYSKVIANDARWGIPAEWYLALTYLKINNIEEAISTFESIKKSNNSYSSKASEIITKLE
- a CDS encoding lipase family alpha/beta hydrolase; amino-acid sequence: MKKPIIIIPGIQGTKLSNINKNDFDTIWSGIHKYFDNLYDLTLELDGETDKTKEVIIERQDVEDIAYSEIINFLKHKGYPIYIFGYDWRKSNIISGKKLYEFVRIIQKKHNISKINFITHSMGCLVFSGFFKQLSPKTEMQNIIEKVIFTVPPFQGSVEAMFNIIIGKSKLFNSSDDFRKIARTFPSIFELCPVYNDAISFNDSTTEFDLYNFEHWQQKNNLDDDTKEQFETRLNELKKVRCDNNLIFDFSKLSVELRKNMLVIAGIGDETQKQLKVNSKSKIVKNQFIFSKEDEDDNGDGTVHLKSAEVFKDYIKTVTVKSRWIEKRLDGRIITANWHSFFLNNGRVQNIIKRFLEIETFSLDTDWHTSVEGNTKII
- a CDS encoding phage tail protein; translated protein: METPIGSIIAWAGSLALLQTATTDWLICDGSKIPRRKFPDLCDVISDYWGPITGDNNDEYTLPDLRGIFLRGVNQGRDDEYADPDVNLREKYDGKQSEGIGSFQKDEFKRHTHNSNATRHHQENKQPGPHLVASGDNKATIDPSGGNETRPKNAYIYYIIKAK
- a CDS encoding Dyp-type peroxidase, which translates into the protein METILNTPNGIDAKSPFIQKILTNLQGNILKSHGRNHVKILFIDFIGEEADIKLWISKLEITSAFKQRATKETRKIIKDHDGGVFMNFLLSATGYEELGFEDIKPLCNNGNDSFREGMKSAKVRRKLGDPSIEDWENGYKEQIDAAIIIADDDEKRLLNKIDEVKTSLIGLGDIVQEEDGVKLPGGIEHFGFKDGISDPIFFKDDIEETIKKGGIDKWDPVAPLDIILVKDPFVKDGNHSYGSFCVFRKLEQDVVGFEKKISILGEKLKLNNTQLQKNVTKEEFAGALAVGRFKDGTPLVLSDSPTGLNNSQNNFDYKEEDQKGLKCPFHSHIRKTNPRGQGILVPKRFIIRRGIPYGKQKDTNKKGLLFMCFQSSLRKQFNFMQKTWANKVRFPPFRDKTGIDPLIGQGNKGSQKWPESYNNKKEFDFDFGGFISMKGGEYFFAPSIDFLKNLASR
- a CDS encoding RNA polymerase sigma factor, whose translation is MTENDLLSKIKSGDESILEYIYLEYRSEFLIWLSKKFNCSEEDSRDIYQVSIIIFYENIIQGKLIQLNSSLKTYLFSIGKNKMLEKLRKENIIINDLISYQNIAQLDSELLKDFEEDLVLVLDCLRHLGQKCIELITSFYYKKKSFEDIAKQMGYDSAKVARNQKYKCMNKLREQVLSKKK